A window of Bacteroidia bacterium genomic DNA:
AACCCCCTGCAAAAATAGCTTTAGCAACAGGCTCTTCTGCTTTAAATAATAAAGAAGTTGAGTTAACACAGTGACGAGTATCTTTATCGGTAAATCCTTCACCTAAAAATACGTGACCTAAGTGGGCATTACACGTTGCACAAATGATTTCAGTGCGATAACCATCGACATCGGGAACTCTGATGACAGAGTGGGGAATTTCATCATCAAAAGAGGGCCAACCACACCCTCCATCAAACTTTGAATCTGAGTAGTACAAAGGGGCATTACACTGATAACAGTAGTATGTCCCTTTATCATAAAAATTATCATATTGGCCAGTAAAGGCTCTTTCAGTCCCTTTATTAAGAATAACGTGCATCTGATAAGGATTTAACTTATTTAAAAGAGACTTATCTATATTTTGAAATGGGTAGAGTTCTTCAAACATCTTGATCTCCTCAACACTAAATAGTGGATATAAAAATAGAAGTAGTAATACTACAATCAACAATTTTTTAAACATAAAAAACCTCTATTTAAAGGATAGCTACCCCCTTTCAAATAGGCAAGAGAGTATAATTAAATTGCTTAGAGCCTTTAATAGTGCTACTCTTTTAGAGAGCGAGGGTTGCTATGAATAAAAAGCTTTCTTATTTGACAATGATTTTAATTTTAGTGGTAGTGATTGCCAGTTGTGCAACAGTGGAAAAACAATCAAAGGTGTTAGGAGTTGAAGGGGTTAGAAAACCCTCTTGGGTTGATAAAACTCCCACAGGTGAAGATCTCTACTTTGAAACCGGTTATGCTAAGTTAGCCAATAAAGCTAACTCAATTAAAAGGGCCAATGCTGAAGGTAAAGAGAAAATTTCCCAATGGATAAGCACTACAGTTGAAAATGTTGTTACAAACTTCACCAGCGATATTGGAGATGAAACTGATCGCACCGCCATCGAATCTTATGTCTCAATCTCTAAACAAACAAGTAACACTGCTTTAGTGGGGGTTACCCAAGAGGAAATTTGGGTTGATGAAGAGGGGGGAGTGTGGGTCTTATTATCAATTCCTAAAGATTCTGTCTCTAAAGCTTTTGAAAAACTAGATAATGATTTTAAAAAGAGTTCAGAAGATGTTCATGCTAAGTATAAGATGGAAGAGGCCCTTAAAATGTTAGAAGAGCAGTTAGCCTCTTTTTAAAAAGACCAAGATATTCAGCTACTGTAGCCATTTTATCGGCTAGCGATACTAGATAGCTCTCTTTGTAAAAAGGGAGCTGTTTTGTTTTTGGGAACATATGTTTTACGATGATATCAGCTTCTACATCGTTGATTTCAAAGTGCTTTGTAGCATTAGCTAAAGCAATGTATGGGTGCTCTTTTCCATGAGATGATCTTTTATCATCAGTACGCTTTTTCTCTCTCCAATCGTATAAGAAAAAATCGTGTAGTAAAGCGCCTCTAGTTGCACTGACGTAATCTAACTTTAAACTCTTAGCAATTGTGTAGCTGATATAAGCAACTCTTAAAAGATGGTCGTAGATATGGTTAGTATGGTGTTGATAGTTTTTAAGTTTTGCAAACTCTTTGTTACTGGTAATCTCTTTAACAATCGATAAAAACTCCCTTTTGTGGGAGCGGGGAAAGAAGTGGGGAATAAATCCTTTTCTAACTAAAATAAAATAGAGATGCAGCGCTACTAAAAATGAGAGTAGTGTAGCGATTAAAGTGAGATAGGGGGTTAACAAAAAGGAGAGTGCTTTCTTTGTGTAGTAAATCTCAGAGAAGATGAAATAGGGAACAAGACCTTTTGGTAAACGGAATAGCAAAAATAGCAAATTTGTATGTTTTAAATTAAGCAGCTTAATACCCTTAGTAATATATTAAGCTGAAGATAACTTTTACAACTGATTAAGTCAAGATGAACTTCATCATAGAGCTGGTTCCTATCCGAGTGCAACCTGCGTTAATATAAGAAATTACACTCTCTAAGTCCCTAATACCACCAGCGGCTTTAATCTTAACTTTATCATCAAGGTGCTTTTTAAATAGCTCTATATCTTTTAAATCTGCTCCACTAGGGCCAAAGCCTGTAGAGGTTTTTATATAATCGGCATCAGCATCACCAACTATTTTACACATCTCTATTTTCTCTTGTTCACTTAAATAGGAAGTTTCAATAATTACTTTTAAAACTAAGGAGCCACACACCTTCTTTAAAGTAGCAATCTCTTCATAAATTGCTTTATATTCTCCATTTTTAATTAAGGTGTTGTTGATAACCATATCAATCTCTTTAGCCCCTTTAGCTAAAGCCTCTTTAGTTTCAAACACCTTAGACTCTAAGGTGTTGTACCCTAAAGGAAAGCCCACAACTGTACAAATATTTAAAGAGGGAAAATCATTGTGCATCTTTTTAACGTAGTAGGGGATTATACAAGCACTTGCGGCATTGTATTTAACAGATTCTTCACAAACTCTTTTAACATCTACTTCAGATGCAGTGGGTGCTAAAATAGTGTGATCAATATATTTTGTAATATCTTGAATTTTCATGTGCTAAAGTATATCAAAATTAGGGATTGTGTTGTAGTAAGAGTTTTGAATAATTAGAACTTTAAATAAGAGAGTGATTGTCTTCCTTTATCTAAACGATCTAACACATTGCCTCCCATTTTTATTGCTGTCGCCATAAATAATATGTCCATAATCATATATTGGGCGTGGCGAGCCATTAAAGCATCAGTTCGGTAGTTCAATTCTTCTGAGTATGCTTCTAAGCAAATATCTGCTAATTGACCTAAAGGGGTATTTGGACTACTGGTAAGTGCAATGATTTTAGCAGTTGGTTTGCAGTTTGCAATAGGAACAACAACATCCTTAGAGAGTCCCGACAAAGATATTGCAAATAAGAGATCCCCTTTTTTAACTTCAGAGAGCTGAATAGTATTGAAATGGCTATCACTACTAAAAAAAGTATCAAAGCCAATTCTCATAAATTTAAAACGGGCACTTTCACAAACGTATGCAGATTCTCCATATCCAATAAAAAATATTCTTTTAGACTCAATAATCATGTTAACTGTTTTATTTAATAGTTCGTTATCTAACATAGCGTAATTATCATAAAGAGTTTTGACTATACCATTAAAAAGTTTTTCTTTAACTGTCGCTTCATTGTCTGAGCTTGTTAGATCAGCATATGTGTAGTAAAAAGATTGTCCGGCAATTTCTGTAGCTAATGAGACTTTGAAATTAAAGTATCCAGTAAATCCTAGATTGCGATAAAAACGGACAATTGCAGATTCGCTCTTGTTCCCAGTTGCTTCAGCAAACTCTGAGATAGACATATTTACAACTCTTGATGGATTTTGTTGTATGAAATCTGCTATTACTTGTTGTTTACGTGGGAGCTCCGAATATATCTCATCAATCATCGTTTGGATGGTTTTCCCTTTTCTAGCTGTCAAGATAAGACTCCTTAGTGGTTAATAATTAAAGATAACATAATGCCTTTAAATTATAAATAGGGAGCTCTTCCTTTGTAAAGCATAAAAGCAATAAAAAAAGAATAAATTTTTATAAATATACAGGACAATACATAGCATTTTAGTAAATGCATACAATATAATCAATTATATAAATGGCGGTTATTTGTAATAAAAAGAAATATTTTCTATTGACAACATTTTTAGGTATGATAAGATGGTTTGTAGGTATGTGGAGAGGAGAATAATTATGTATTTAGAGCTATCTTATGTACTTTCTGAAGAAATACCTGTGTACCCAGGAAGCCCTTTGGAAAGTTATGTTAAAAACACTAGAATTGTTGATGGAGATCCTAGTAATACAACAATAATTACTCACTATTTACACAACGGAACTCACGTAGATGCACCATTTCATTTTGACAAAGATGGGATGGGAATCGACGAAGTTCCTATTGAAAACTATATCTTTAAAAAGGTCCTGATGATTGATTGTCCTAAGACAAAAGGGGAACTTATAAGTATAGAAGATCTAGAAAAGTATGGGGATAAACTTTACAAAGCAGATATTCTTTTATTAAATACAGGCTACTCAAAATTTAGAGATAATCACGAAAAATATAGTGATGATTTTCCAGCTTTATCTCTAGAAGCAGCAAAACTTATTAGAGATGAGTTGCTAAATTTAAAGGCCATTGCTATTGATACTTTAAGTATTGAGAGTGCTGTTGATGGTCCTCTACTCGATTTCCAAGTACATAAAACACTTTTGAATCATAAATATTCTGACAAGAGACCTTTAGTCGTTTATGAAGATGTAAACATTGAATTAGCAAGAAACAAAGAGATTAAATCTCTATTTGCAATCCCTTTAAGGATTAAGGGGTTAGATGGATCACCTGTAACAATTGTTGCAGAAATATAGAGGTGGTAAATTGTTAAATAGAATTCGACAAACAGTTGCAATAGTAAAAACTAATGAGATGGATTATGAGAAAATCGATGTTCAGCAAATGGTTGATGATGCTTTAGTTCTCTTGGAGAAAGAGGGTGTTGTCCTTCCATCTAAAGGATCGGTATTTATTAAACCAAATCTTCTTTTAAGTGCATCAGCTAAAGATGGAATAACAACTGAACCCAAAATTGTAACTGCCCTTATTAAAAACCTTAGTAAAAGAGGGGTTGAGACAATTTATGTTGGAGATTCTTCAGCAGGGTTTGCTAAAATTGAAGATGCATTGGAATACACTGGTATGCTTCAAGCAGTTTTAGAAAATGGTGCTATTTTAGTAGATATAGATGATCCAAAAGAGAGAATTGATGTTGAATTGCCCAATAGTGATATTGTTAAAACCATTTCAGTTCCAAAAAAACTTTTAGAAGTTGATTACATTATTAACTGTCCTAAATTAAAGACTCACCGTTTTGGTGCAATGACAGCTGCTGTCAAAAACTGGGTAGGGCTGACAGAAAAAAGTGAAAGACTTCGACTACACCAAAATAGGTTACCTAAGTTAGTTGCAGAACTACACAATTTAATAAAAGAGGATTTAGTAATTACTGATGCTTTGGTGATAGGGGAAGGCGATGGTCCAGATTTATGTAAAGGTCGTTATTTAGGAGTTCTTATGGCTTCAACTGACCCTGTTGCAAACGATAGTATTGGATCAGAATTATTAGGTATAGATAGAAACGAGTTAATTTTCCCGTGGACTGCATACTTAGATGGGATTGGAGAAATCAATAGAAATCTAATTAATGTTGTGGGCTCTTCAATAAAGGATGTTTCAATTGAAGTTGAAAGACCTGTTGAGGTTATGTATAACCGTTTCCCTTGCAACTTTATATTTGGAGGGTACTGTCCTGGGTGTTTTGTTTGGCTTATAGGACCAGCTCTGTTTTGGCAAAAAGAGGGGTTATGGGATTCAATCAGTACAGTAAAAGGACGTCCAACAATTATGCTCGGTTTCAATGCAGAGGATGTCAATTTCGAAAGACATTTAGAAGAGGGCCCTTACTTTGTTATAGGTGATTGTGCTCCAGAAAAATATAGGAATCATCCCGATACTGTATATATTCCAGGTTGTACACCAGGACCTAAAATTTCAGAAACAATATTAGGGCACCTAGGATTGTCATTAGATATTTGGGGAACTGAAGATGAAAGATAGAATTATAGATTTAAGTTATAAACTAACAACAAATATGGTTGTTTATCCAGGCAATAAGCGCCCAGTTTATGAGTGGCTCGGAAGAGATAATTCTGAAGGGTATAATTTAACATTTTTATCGATGGTAGCTCATACAGGAACCCATGCCGATTCTCCATTACACTTCATTGAAGGTGGTCAAACAATCGATTTGGTGGATTTGAATTGTTTTTATGGTAAAACAAGACTCTTTTCATTTGAAAAAGAACCAAACTCTCAAGAAATAATGATAGAAGACATAATGGATGATGAAGATGAAGTTGAACAAGGATCGATATTTGTTCTAAGAACAGGGATTGAAAAGTTAGGAGAAACTAAAAACTACAACTACAAATACCCAATACCTTCAAAAGAATTAATTCAACTTTTGATAAGGAAAAAAGTTAGATCATATATGACTGATGCAACTTCTTTAGATCCTTACGGAAGTCCTAATAGTGAAAATCATCTAGCTATTTTGGGCAACGGAATCCCAATTATAGAAAATTTAAGAAATTTAGAGCTCTTAAAGGGAGTTAACTCTTTTACTATTTGTGCCCTACCTCTACCACTTGAAGGTAGAGAGGGTTCCCCTTGTAGAGCGATTGCGATATTGAGTGATTGATGGCGTTTTACGCATCATAATATGGTCCATATGGGAGGTAAAATATGGCTAAAAAAGTATTTGTTGTATCGCTACTAGTCTTAGTCATCTTGACAACAGGTTTGTTTGCAGCTGGAGACAAAGAGAAAGATGCAAAAGGGGCGAAAGACTCTTATGTTATTGGACTTAGTAACTTCAGTTTAGGAGCTTCGTGGAGAGTTCAAATGATTGAAGAGGCAAGGTATGCAGCTGAGAACAACCCAAAAGTAAAAGAATTGGTGATTACTGAGGCAAACGATGATACTTCAAAGCAGATTTCTGACATTGAAGACTTGATTGCTCGTGGTGTTGATGCAATTCTTATCACTGCAAGTAACCCAAAAGCACTGATTCCTGTAGTTAATAAAGCAATGGCTGCAGGCATTGTTGTAATCGACTTTGACAACGTAGTAGATACCGACAATGTAACAAGTCATATCATTGTAGATCAAATTGAATTTGGTAAAGTTCAAGCTACATGGTTAGTGGATGCAATGCAAGGGAAAGGGAATGTTCTTGCTTTTAACGGTATGAAAGGAACCTCGATTTCAGCAGACCGCTACGCAGGTGCATTATCAATTTTAGACCAGTATCCTGACATTGAAATTGTTAACGTCGTTTATGGTAACTGGGACTACGCTACTGCCAAAAGAGCAATGGAAAACATCCTTGCGTCAAACGTAAGAATTGATGGAATTTGGTCTCAAGGTGGAGCTATGAGTGAAGCTGCTGTTAAAGCTTACTTAGAAAGAGGAATGAATCCACCTCCAGTAACAGGAGAGGATGGAAACGGTTTCTTGAAAATTTGGAAAGAGTTAAAGGACAAAGGAACTGGGTTTGATTCAATTGCAACAAGTATGCCTACTTGGATTAGTGCAAAAGCTTTAGAAGTTGCTATTGAAGCCTTAGATGGTAAACCAGTTGCAAAAGAGGTACTTTTACCAATTCCTACAATCACAGGGGATGAGGTTGATGAGTATGTTAGACCACATCTTTCAGATGCATTCTGGTGTAACTCACAACTTCCTGATGATGTTGTTATGAAGCTATTCAAATAGTACCAATTATTGACTTAAAGCCAAGAGCCACTTTTTGGCTCTTGGTTTAATACTTTTGTAAAGGGGTCCCAAAGAAAAATGGAATTTGAAACTAAATTGTTGGAAATGAGACAGATTGTAAAACACTTTCCAGGAACTCGTGCAGTAGATGGCGTTGATTTTGATTGTTGTAAAGGGGAAATTCACTGTTTAGTTGGTGAAAATGGTGCTGGTAAAAGTACACTAATGAAACTATTAGCAGGTATTCACCAACCAACCAGTGGAACTATTTTGTTAGATGGTGAGCCCGTGGTCCTTAGAAACTACTCTGAAGCACGAAGTAGAGGGATTGGAGTAGTTTATCAAGAGCTCTCTTTGTTAAGTGAATGTACAATTGCAGAAAACTTCTCTATGGGAATTTGGCCTAAGACTAAAAAGGGGTTGATTGATTGGCCCTTAGTTAATAGTAGAGCTAAAGAAATAATGAAGCTAGTAAACTTAAATCTTGATCCTTGTGAATTAATTAAAGGACTGCCTGTGGCTATTTTGCAAATGATTGAGATTGGTAAAGTGTTGTCTCAAAATCCAAAACTAATAATTTTTGATGAACCAACAGCATCGTTATCCAAAGAAGAAGTGGAACTGTTGTTTGATATTATTCGAAATTTAAAAAAAGAGGGAAAAGCTATTATCTATATTTCTCACAGACTTGAAGAGGTATTTGAGTTGGCCGACAGAGTTACTGTTATGAAAGATGGTAAAAAAGTCGCTACAGAGGAAATTGATAAGTTTGATGAAGATAAATTAATTTCTATGATGGTTGGGCGAGAATTGGAAGAGATTTTTCCCCCTAAAGCTGATAGTAACAACCTTGGAAAGGTTCGTTTTTCTACTTTTGTTCAATACGATCATAATCATAGACCAATTGAGTTTGAGATAAGAGAAGGTGAAGTATTAGGATTTGGTGGACTTCAAGGCCAAGGGCAAATTAAATTATTAGAGACAATATTTGGCTTAAGAAAAGCAAAAGAGCTGAAAGTCATTCTTGAGGATCAAGAGTGTCCCATTAAAAATCCAACCGATGCTATAAAAAAGTCAATTGCCCTTATTCCTGAAAATAGATCAACAGAAGGGGTTTTTTTAACAATGTCTGCTTCAAATAATCTCTCAGTTGCTACTTTAACAAATAGGTCTAAGTTTGGCTTTATTGAGAAGAAAAATGAATACAAATCGGTCAAAAATATAATTAAAGAGTTATCTATTAAAGTTTCGAGTTTTTTCCAACCAGCTAACTCCCTTAGTGGAGGTAATATGCAAAAGTTAGTTTTAGGTAAATGGTTGATGTCCAAACCTAAGGTGATTTTTCTTTTAGAGCCTACAAAGGGGGTAGATATTGGGACTAAACAAAATATCTACAAATTAGTTAGAGAATTAGCAAATAATGGGGTTGCTTGCCTTTTATACACTAGTGATATGTTGGAACTAATCGGGATGAGTGACCGAGTAATGGTAATGAATAAAAATGCAATCTCTGGAGAGTTGGTAGGAGAAAACATTACTGAGGAGAATATTATGAGAGCCGCTGTCAGAGATGTTACAAAGGAGATGCCTTGTGCTTGAAAAACAACGTAACTATACAATGTATCTACCTGTTTATGTAGCCGCAGTACTAATTTATTTGTTAGCGGCAATAATACAACCAAGATTTTTAACATGGAACAATAATGTTAATTTATTTACTAGAATTGTCCCTTTAATGTTTGCAGGTATTGCTCAAATCTTTGTGTTATTAACTGGAGGAATAGACCTTTCAGTTGGAGCTGTAATTGGCCTTACTAATGTGGTTGCTGCAAGTCTTCCAAAAGTTGGAACTGGTTTAAACATTGTTCTATGGTTTGTGGTACCCCTATTAATAGGGGCTACTATTGGGTTGATTAATGGAATTATAATATCGCGTTGGGGCTTTCCCCCATTTATTGTGACCTTTGCCACTAGTACCATTTGGACTGGAGTTGCTCTTTTTATTATGGATGTTCCTGGAGGGGAGGTATCTTTCAGTCTTTATAAGGCTATTGCAGGTAAGCTTTTTGGAATAATACCGATACCACTGTTAATAATTATTGCTTTCGTAATAATTACATATATTATTTTACAAAAAACAGTTTTTGGACGCTCTATTTATGCAGTTGGAGGCAATAAACAGGTTGCTAGAGAATCGGGCATTAATGTAGAGAGAATCGAGTTGTTAGCTTATTTGACTAGTGGTGTTTACGCAGCTTTCGGGGGGATGTATTTATCAGCAATAATGATTTCAGGTGATCCTTTGGTGGGAGATCCTTATGTCATGAACTCAATAGCAGTTGCTGTTATAGGAGGAGTTGCTCTTAGTGGAGGGCGAGGAGGAGTGCAAGGCATCATTGGCGGTGTCTACATTTTTTATCTGTTAGACAACATTTTGAATTTAGTTGGTGTTTCAACATTTTATCAATATGTTGCCAAAGGACTCGTCATAATTTTAGCCTTAGCACTAACATCGAAAGAGCACACATTTAATATAAATCTAAAATTTAACTTTTTAAATAAATTGAAATTTTTAAAACAAAAACAGTTGGATGAGGAAGTATAAATGGAGAGCCAAAAAAGTAGTGTAAAAGAGTTTATTGTACATCAAAAAGTAATACTCCTTTTATTAGTGATAGTCGTTGGTATGTTAATTGTGGGAGAAGTTTTAGCTCCAGGGTTTAGTTCAGTCGGTCATATAAAAACAATATTACGAACTGCCAGTTTTGTTGGCTTAGCTGCAATAGGACAAACTTTAGTTATCCTAACAGGGGGAATTGATTTAACAATTGCCTCTCTGATAACAATGGGACATATATTTGCATGCTTATTTATAAACACATCAGATGCTAACTTGTGGTGGGCAATAATTTCTATTCTTCTTATTGGGGGAGTTTTTGGTTTAATAAGTGGGTTAGGTGTCTCTTACTTGAATATTTCTCCTTTAGTAATGACTTTAGCAGTAAGTTCATTAGTTAACGGAATTACTCTAATTTCTATCGAAGGGGCCCCTAGAGGACGAGCTTCACCAATTTTGGAAAAGATGGGAGCAGGTTCTATAGCTGGGATGCCTTCTATGGCTTGGATATGGATTATATTAACAATTCTTGTAGTGCTGTTTCTAAATAAAACAGTAGCAGGCCGTAGAATATACCATATTGGTACAAATTCAACTGCAGCTCGTTATTCAGGAATAAAAATAACTCAGCTAAGAACATTAGTTTACGTCCTTAGTGCAATGTTCTCTACATTTACCGGAATATTATTAGCTGGTAACACATCAAGACCCTTTTTGGGCATAGGCAAAGAGTACACCATGTGGTCAATTACTGCAGTAGTCATAGGTGGTACGTCTATGGCAGGGGGAAGTGGAGGTTACTTAGGAACTGCCTTAGGAGCAGTAATAATCATCATGCTCGAAGGACTTCTCACAGTTGTTAATATTCCTGAAGCGGGTAGAAAAATTGCTAATGGCTTAATTATTTTAATAATGATTATGATTTATTATAGACAAAATAGAAGAAAGTAGAGAAAAAATATGTATATAGCAACGATTGATTGTGGCACCACAAACTCCCGAGTATACATTGTTGACCAAAATAAAAAAATTATTGGTAAAGGAACAAAAAGAGTAGGTGTGCGTGATACTTCGAT
This region includes:
- a CDS encoding MurR/RpiR family transcriptional regulator → MTARKGKTIQTMIDEIYSELPRKQQVIADFIQQNPSRVVNMSISEFAEATGNKSESAIVRFYRNLGFTGYFNFKVSLATEIAGQSFYYTYADLTSSDNEATVKEKLFNGIVKTLYDNYAMLDNELLNKTVNMIIESKRIFFIGYGESAYVCESARFKFMRIGFDTFFSSDSHFNTIQLSEVKKGDLLFAISLSGLSKDVVVPIANCKPTAKIIALTSSPNTPLGQLADICLEAYSEELNYRTDALMARHAQYMIMDILFMATAIKMGGNVLDRLDKGRQSLSYLKF
- the deoC gene encoding deoxyribose-phosphate aldolase, which codes for MKIQDITKYIDHTILAPTASEVDVKRVCEESVKYNAASACIIPYYVKKMHNDFPSLNICTVVGFPLGYNTLESKVFETKEALAKGAKEIDMVINNTLIKNGEYKAIYEEIATLKKVCGSLVLKVIIETSYLSEQEKIEMCKIVGDADADYIKTSTGFGPSGADLKDIELFKKHLDDKVKIKAAGGIRDLESVISYINAGCTRIGTSSMMKFILT
- a CDS encoding DUF362 domain-containing protein produces the protein MLNRIRQTVAIVKTNEMDYEKIDVQQMVDDALVLLEKEGVVLPSKGSVFIKPNLLLSASAKDGITTEPKIVTALIKNLSKRGVETIYVGDSSAGFAKIEDALEYTGMLQAVLENGAILVDIDDPKERIDVELPNSDIVKTISVPKKLLEVDYIINCPKLKTHRFGAMTAAVKNWVGLTEKSERLRLHQNRLPKLVAELHNLIKEDLVITDALVIGEGDGPDLCKGRYLGVLMASTDPVANDSIGSELLGIDRNELIFPWTAYLDGIGEINRNLINVVGSSIKDVSIEVERPVEVMYNRFPCNFIFGGYCPGCFVWLIGPALFWQKEGLWDSISTVKGRPTIMLGFNAEDVNFERHLEEGPYFVIGDCAPEKYRNHPDTVYIPGCTPGPKISETILGHLGLSLDIWGTEDER
- a CDS encoding methionine-R-sulfoxide reductase, whose translation is MFEELYPFQNIDKSLLNKLNPYQMHVILNKGTERAFTGQYDNFYDKGTYYCYQCNAPLYYSDSKFDGGCGWPSFDDEIPHSVIRVPDVDGYRTEIICATCNAHLGHVFLGEGFTDKDTRHCVNSTSLLFKAEEPVAKAIFAGG
- a CDS encoding ABC transporter permease, which produces MLEKQRNYTMYLPVYVAAVLIYLLAAIIQPRFLTWNNNVNLFTRIVPLMFAGIAQIFVLLTGGIDLSVGAVIGLTNVVAASLPKVGTGLNIVLWFVVPLLIGATIGLINGIIISRWGFPPFIVTFATSTIWTGVALFIMDVPGGEVSFSLYKAIAGKLFGIIPIPLLIIIAFVIITYIILQKTVFGRSIYAVGGNKQVARESGINVERIELLAYLTSGVYAAFGGMYLSAIMISGDPLVGDPYVMNSIAVAVIGGVALSGGRGGVQGIIGGVYIFYLLDNILNLVGVSTFYQYVAKGLVIILALALTSKEHTFNINLKFNFLNKLKFLKQKQLDEEV
- a CDS encoding ABC transporter permease; protein product: MESQKSSVKEFIVHQKVILLLLVIVVGMLIVGEVLAPGFSSVGHIKTILRTASFVGLAAIGQTLVILTGGIDLTIASLITMGHIFACLFINTSDANLWWAIISILLIGGVFGLISGLGVSYLNISPLVMTLAVSSLVNGITLISIEGAPRGRASPILEKMGAGSIAGMPSMAWIWIILTILVVLFLNKTVAGRRIYHIGTNSTAARYSGIKITQLRTLVYVLSAMFSTFTGILLAGNTSRPFLGIGKEYTMWSITAVVIGGTSMAGGSGGYLGTALGAVIIIMLEGLLTVVNIPEAGRKIANGLIILIMIMIYYRQNRRK
- a CDS encoding cyclase family protein, coding for MYLELSYVLSEEIPVYPGSPLESYVKNTRIVDGDPSNTTIITHYLHNGTHVDAPFHFDKDGMGIDEVPIENYIFKKVLMIDCPKTKGELISIEDLEKYGDKLYKADILLLNTGYSKFRDNHEKYSDDFPALSLEAAKLIRDELLNLKAIAIDTLSIESAVDGPLLDFQVHKTLLNHKYSDKRPLVVYEDVNIELARNKEIKSLFAIPLRIKGLDGSPVTIVAEI
- a CDS encoding sugar ABC transporter ATP-binding protein; translated protein: MEFETKLLEMRQIVKHFPGTRAVDGVDFDCCKGEIHCLVGENGAGKSTLMKLLAGIHQPTSGTILLDGEPVVLRNYSEARSRGIGVVYQELSLLSECTIAENFSMGIWPKTKKGLIDWPLVNSRAKEIMKLVNLNLDPCELIKGLPVAILQMIEIGKVLSQNPKLIIFDEPTASLSKEEVELLFDIIRNLKKEGKAIIYISHRLEEVFELADRVTVMKDGKKVATEEIDKFDEDKLISMMVGRELEEIFPPKADSNNLGKVRFSTFVQYDHNHRPIEFEIREGEVLGFGGLQGQGQIKLLETIFGLRKAKELKVILEDQECPIKNPTDAIKKSIALIPENRSTEGVFLTMSASNNLSVATLTNRSKFGFIEKKNEYKSVKNIIKELSIKVSSFFQPANSLSGGNMQKLVLGKWLMSKPKVIFLLEPTKGVDIGTKQNIYKLVRELANNGVACLLYTSDMLELIGMSDRVMVMNKNAISGELVGENITEENIMRAAVRDVTKEMPCA
- a CDS encoding cyclase family protein, with product MKDRIIDLSYKLTTNMVVYPGNKRPVYEWLGRDNSEGYNLTFLSMVAHTGTHADSPLHFIEGGQTIDLVDLNCFYGKTRLFSFEKEPNSQEIMIEDIMDDEDEVEQGSIFVLRTGIEKLGETKNYNYKYPIPSKELIQLLIRKKVRSYMTDATSLDPYGSPNSENHLAILGNGIPIIENLRNLELLKGVNSFTICALPLPLEGREGSPCRAIAILSD
- a CDS encoding ABC transporter substrate-binding protein, which translates into the protein MAKKVFVVSLLVLVILTTGLFAAGDKEKDAKGAKDSYVIGLSNFSLGASWRVQMIEEARYAAENNPKVKELVITEANDDTSKQISDIEDLIARGVDAILITASNPKALIPVVNKAMAAGIVVIDFDNVVDTDNVTSHIIVDQIEFGKVQATWLVDAMQGKGNVLAFNGMKGTSISADRYAGALSILDQYPDIEIVNVVYGNWDYATAKRAMENILASNVRIDGIWSQGGAMSEAAVKAYLERGMNPPPVTGEDGNGFLKIWKELKDKGTGFDSIATSMPTWISAKALEVAIEALDGKPVAKEVLLPIPTITGDEVDEYVRPHLSDAFWCNSQLPDDVVMKLFK
- a CDS encoding HD domain-containing protein; translation: MLFLLFRLPKGLVPYFIFSEIYYTKKALSFLLTPYLTLIATLLSFLVALHLYFILVRKGFIPHFFPRSHKREFLSIVKEITSNKEFAKLKNYQHHTNHIYDHLLRVAYISYTIAKSLKLDYVSATRGALLHDFFLYDWREKKRTDDKRSSHGKEHPYIALANATKHFEINDVEADIIVKHMFPKTKQLPFYKESYLVSLADKMATVAEYLGLFKKRLTALLTF